In the genome of Opitutia bacterium, one region contains:
- a CDS encoding glycoside hydrolase family 92 protein — MSQDSATSPGDSLLDWVDTRQGTDSDPDFSRGNTLPLTTVPHGAVGWTPQSATGRWIFDRRAAKLQGFRATRQPSPWIGDYGEFLVTCAGGHEAPVAPSVVDSSYDAEATIARPDYFRVHLRRYDIRVEITPTPHGGCLRFTFAGPGEVWLAFQSGRGEVTRTDGARGWISGYSTSNQGGAPENFRAHFVAAIDAPIIDSGTFASNGATVPGFTGTGLWLKLRRPRSGVVTVQVATSLIDAEQARCNWRRELEGKTFARVRAAAQREWERALGRVRILGADAVQCRTFYRALYRCWLFPRRLDETDGSGQRRHYSPFDGRVHDGPLYTDCGFWDGYRALFPLLSLIAPEVLGDMIAGWLNAYREGGWLPNWASPGYRACMVGSHGTAVIADAWLKGIRGFDRELALEALLKDATADSDSAQFGRVGGADYAARGYVAADRTPHAVARTQDYAHSDFAIDRFARALGRGELTGSIGARAGNYRNVFDRRTHFFRGRLADGSWRTPFGAFEWSGDFIEGGPWQYAWGAPHDAAGLIALHGGDAAFVRRLDQMLALPPRFETGCYPHEIHEMTEMAAVPFGQYAHCNEPVHHVLYLFTSAGRPDRTQHWVRRVVDELYTPEHFPGDEDNGAMAAWYVCSTLGLFPLTCGHPGYVLGAPRFPGATLQVAGGGEFVIEARGGRLGKLPPYVARAALNGRRHDSLEISHAHIVAGGKLGFQMTTDAAQAAACGRLARPFSASLSAT; from the coding sequence ATGAGCCAAGACTCCGCGACATCTCCGGGGGACTCGCTGCTCGACTGGGTCGATACGCGGCAAGGCACGGACTCCGATCCGGATTTCTCGCGCGGCAACACGCTGCCGCTGACGACGGTGCCGCACGGCGCCGTCGGCTGGACGCCGCAGAGCGCGACCGGGCGCTGGATATTCGATCGCCGTGCGGCGAAGTTGCAGGGCTTTCGCGCGACGCGCCAACCGAGTCCGTGGATCGGCGATTACGGCGAGTTTCTCGTCACCTGCGCGGGCGGGCATGAGGCGCCGGTCGCGCCGAGCGTGGTCGATTCCTCCTACGACGCGGAGGCGACGATCGCGCGGCCGGACTATTTCCGGGTGCACCTGCGGCGCTACGACATCCGCGTCGAGATCACGCCAACGCCGCATGGCGGTTGCCTGCGCTTCACGTTCGCAGGGCCGGGCGAGGTGTGGCTGGCCTTTCAATCCGGGCGCGGAGAAGTGACTCGGACCGATGGCGCGCGCGGATGGATCAGCGGCTACTCCACCTCGAACCAAGGCGGCGCGCCGGAAAATTTTCGGGCTCACTTTGTGGCGGCAATCGATGCGCCGATCATCGACTCGGGAACCTTCGCCTCGAATGGCGCCACGGTGCCGGGATTCACCGGCACGGGACTCTGGCTGAAGTTGCGCCGGCCGCGCAGCGGAGTCGTGACCGTTCAGGTGGCCACGTCGCTGATCGACGCGGAGCAGGCGCGGTGCAACTGGCGCCGCGAACTGGAAGGAAAGACGTTCGCGCGGGTCCGGGCGGCGGCGCAGCGCGAGTGGGAGCGGGCACTCGGCCGCGTGCGCATCCTCGGTGCCGATGCGGTGCAGTGCCGGACTTTCTACCGCGCACTGTATCGCTGCTGGCTTTTCCCGCGCCGCCTCGACGAGACCGATGGCAGTGGACAGCGCCGGCACTACAGTCCGTTCGACGGCCGCGTGCACGATGGGCCGCTCTACACCGATTGTGGATTTTGGGACGGCTACCGCGCCTTGTTTCCCTTGCTCAGCCTCATCGCGCCCGAAGTGCTCGGCGACATGATCGCCGGTTGGCTCAACGCCTACCGCGAGGGCGGATGGCTGCCAAATTGGGCGAGTCCCGGCTATCGCGCCTGCATGGTCGGCTCGCACGGCACAGCGGTGATCGCCGATGCGTGGCTGAAGGGCATCCGCGGCTTCGACCGCGAGTTGGCGCTGGAGGCCTTGCTCAAGGACGCAACGGCCGACTCCGACTCGGCGCAATTCGGACGCGTCGGCGGCGCGGACTACGCCGCGCGTGGCTACGTCGCGGCCGACCGCACGCCGCATGCCGTCGCGCGCACGCAGGACTACGCGCACAGCGACTTCGCCATCGACCGCTTCGCGCGCGCGCTCGGGCGCGGCGAACTCACCGGCAGCATCGGCGCTCGCGCCGGGAACTACCGCAACGTGTTCGACCGGCGGACGCACTTCTTTCGCGGCCGTCTCGCCGATGGCAGCTGGAGGACGCCGTTCGGGGCGTTCGAGTGGTCGGGCGACTTCATCGAAGGCGGCCCGTGGCAATACGCGTGGGGCGCGCCGCACGACGCGGCGGGTTTGATCGCATTGCACGGCGGCGATGCAGCCTTCGTGCGACGGCTCGATCAGATGCTGGCGCTCCCGCCGCGATTCGAGACCGGCTGTTATCCGCACGAGATCCACGAAATGACGGAGATGGCAGCGGTGCCGTTCGGCCAATACGCGCACTGCAACGAGCCCGTGCACCACGTGCTGTATTTGTTCACCAGCGCGGGCCGTCCGGATCGCACGCAACACTGGGTGCGTCGCGTGGTGGACGAACTCTACACGCCGGAGCATTTTCCCGGCGACGAAGACAACGGCGCGATGGCGGCGTGGTATGTCTGCTCGACGTTGGGCCTCTTCCCGCTGACTTGCGGGCATCCCGGCTACGTGCTCGGCGCGCCGCGTTTCCCGGGCGCGACTCTGCAGGTCGCGGGCGGAGGCGAATTCGTGATCGAGGCACGCGGCGGGCGACTAGGAAAATTGCCGCCGTATGTCGCGCGCGCGGCGCTCAACGGCCGGCGCCACGACAGCCTCGAAATCTCCCACGCGCACATCGTCGCGGGCGGGAAACTCGGTTTTCAGATGACGACGGATGCGGCGCAGGCGGCCGCGTGCGGACGTCTGGCCCGGCCTTTCAGCGCGTCGCTGTCTGCGACGTAG
- a CDS encoding alpha/beta hydrolase: MKIPFAVSAVGAALFCAARLSAAETPVPDATDVHYGAHERQVFDLWLPKPTGPDAPLVVFIHGGGFVSGDKSLVLGMHGMLERLLAQGFAVASINYRYCGPGVPLPEPMRDAARAVQFLRANAARWGLDRQRVAVCGGSAGAGIALWLAFHDDLAERRGTDPVARQSTRVSCAFVWDAQTSYDPRFFRRYIGGRFAEHELGPTLYQMPREQFDTPAAHALFREVSPIEFVSAGDPPVMLYYEESRKPLPPNAPPTEGAHHPAFGPPLQARVQEVGGVCLLRHKDDYAAQGGSWAADIHDFLERYLR; this comes from the coding sequence ATGAAAATCCCGTTCGCTGTGTCCGCTGTCGGCGCTGCTCTGTTTTGCGCTGCGCGGCTGTCGGCCGCGGAAACGCCCGTCCCCGATGCGACCGACGTCCACTACGGCGCGCACGAGCGGCAGGTGTTCGACCTCTGGCTGCCGAAGCCGACCGGGCCGGATGCGCCGTTGGTCGTGTTCATCCACGGCGGCGGCTTCGTCTCGGGCGACAAGAGTCTCGTGCTCGGCATGCACGGCATGCTCGAGCGGTTGCTCGCGCAGGGATTCGCGGTCGCCTCGATCAACTACCGCTATTGCGGTCCGGGCGTGCCGTTGCCGGAGCCGATGCGCGACGCGGCGCGCGCGGTGCAATTTCTCCGCGCCAACGCGGCGCGCTGGGGCCTCGATCGGCAGCGTGTGGCGGTGTGCGGCGGCTCGGCGGGTGCGGGCATCGCGCTGTGGCTGGCGTTTCACGACGACTTGGCCGAGCGCCGCGGCACTGATCCGGTCGCGCGGCAATCCACGCGCGTCTCCTGCGCCTTCGTCTGGGACGCGCAAACGTCCTACGATCCGCGTTTCTTCCGCCGCTACATCGGCGGCCGGTTCGCGGAGCATGAACTCGGGCCGACGCTCTATCAGATGCCGCGCGAGCAATTCGACACGCCGGCGGCGCACGCGCTGTTCCGCGAAGTTTCGCCGATCGAGTTCGTCAGCGCGGGCGACCCTCCGGTGATGCTCTACTACGAGGAGTCGCGAAAGCCGCTCCCGCCGAATGCGCCGCCGACGGAAGGCGCGCACCATCCGGCGTTCGGTCCGCCGTTGCAGGCGCGCGTGCAGGAAGTCGGCGGCGTGTGCCTGTTGCGCCACAAGGACGACTATGCGGCGCAGGGCGGTTCGTGGGCGGCGGACATCCACGACTTTCTCGAGCGCTACCTGCGTTGA
- a CDS encoding long-chain fatty acid--CoA ligase: protein MPAPELLLPQLLARTLARVTERVAFLSESRRVTYETFGRDVHAVAAGLQRRGIQRGDRVALMMPNSVEFAVALFALWEIGAVAVPTCTIYTRTEASAQWRDAGAVLILADAKCAEVACAAAGDCSPAPAVVFVSAGAHGADSASWSAWLAAGERPAPVALTADDLACLQYTGGTTGVSKGAMLTHANIVANVFQSAACVGLGRAEHDVLVGALPFFHIFALTCVLAGGVAHGATVIVLPRFEPRNVVETFRRHRPTIFHGVPTMFIGLLNTPEAAPEDFDSIRVCMSGGAALPVEVMRNFQARLLRHGQISEGYGLSETSPVTHANPPDGPVVAGSIGRPAPETEVRVVDVETGTRELPVGEAGEIVIRGPQVMKGYWQAPQETARVLRDGWLHTGDIGYCDDAGYYFLIDRKKDLVIAGGFNVYPREVEEALFRHPAIAEAVVIGVPDPYRGETVKAFVVRRPEAALDAEAVIAHCRQHLASYKVPRLVEFRAALPKSGVGKYLRRELRAEEMVRAQAAQTDMPKRAATGLQA from the coding sequence ATGCCTGCCCCCGAACTGCTTTTGCCGCAGCTCCTCGCTCGGACACTCGCGCGCGTCACGGAACGCGTTGCTTTCCTCTCCGAATCCCGCCGCGTGACTTACGAGACGTTTGGCCGCGACGTGCACGCCGTCGCCGCCGGGCTGCAACGGCGCGGCATCCAGCGCGGTGATCGCGTGGCGCTGATGATGCCGAATTCGGTCGAGTTTGCGGTGGCGCTTTTCGCGCTGTGGGAAATCGGTGCGGTCGCGGTGCCGACGTGCACGATCTACACGCGCACCGAGGCGAGCGCGCAATGGCGCGACGCCGGCGCGGTGCTGATTTTGGCGGATGCGAAATGCGCCGAGGTGGCGTGCGCGGCGGCAGGCGATTGCTCGCCCGCGCCGGCTGTCGTGTTCGTCAGCGCCGGCGCACACGGAGCCGACAGCGCGAGCTGGTCCGCCTGGCTGGCGGCGGGAGAACGGCCTGCCCCGGTCGCGCTCACCGCCGACGATCTGGCGTGCCTCCAATACACCGGCGGCACCACCGGCGTCTCGAAGGGGGCGATGCTCACGCACGCCAACATCGTCGCCAACGTGTTTCAGTCCGCCGCGTGCGTGGGACTCGGCCGCGCCGAGCACGACGTGTTGGTCGGCGCGCTGCCTTTCTTCCACATCTTCGCGCTGACCTGCGTGCTCGCGGGCGGAGTGGCGCATGGCGCGACGGTGATTGTCTTGCCGCGCTTCGAGCCGCGGAACGTCGTGGAGACGTTCCGCCGGCATCGACCGACGATCTTTCATGGCGTGCCGACGATGTTCATCGGTTTGCTCAACACACCCGAGGCGGCGCCGGAGGATTTCGATTCGATCCGCGTGTGCATGAGCGGCGGCGCGGCGTTGCCGGTCGAGGTGATGCGGAATTTCCAAGCGCGCCTCCTGCGCCACGGGCAAATCTCGGAGGGCTACGGTTTGAGCGAGACGTCGCCCGTGACGCACGCCAATCCACCCGATGGGCCCGTGGTCGCGGGCAGCATCGGCCGGCCGGCGCCGGAGACCGAGGTGCGCGTCGTCGACGTGGAGACGGGCACGCGCGAGTTGCCGGTGGGCGAGGCGGGCGAGATCGTGATCCGCGGCCCGCAGGTGATGAAAGGGTATTGGCAAGCGCCGCAGGAGACCGCGCGGGTGTTGCGCGACGGCTGGCTGCATACCGGCGACATCGGCTACTGCGACGACGCGGGCTACTATTTTCTCATCGATCGAAAAAAGGACCTCGTCATCGCCGGGGGTTTCAACGTCTACCCGCGCGAGGTCGAGGAGGCGTTGTTTCGTCATCCGGCGATCGCGGAGGCGGTCGTGATCGGCGTGCCGGATCCTTATCGCGGCGAGACGGTGAAAGCCTTTGTCGTGCGGCGGCCTGAAGCGGCGCTCGATGCCGAAGCGGTGATCGCGCACTGCCGTCAGCATCTGGCATCCTACAAAGTGCCGCGGCTGGTTGAGTTTCGCGCGGCCCTGCCCAAGTCCGGAGTCGGAAAATATCTTCGGCGCGAATTGCGGGCCGAGGAGATGGTCCGCGCCCAGGCGGCCCAAACAGATATGCCGAAACGCGCGGCGACAGGATTGCAGGCGTGA
- a CDS encoding PAS domain-containing protein encodes MTFSSFRGRLLLLGVVVAAASLILGVALTWGAYLHERDAIARDLQNTSRAVATLIDQELKSHERFVGSLATADPLYRDDFAAFYERAARIASGNARWIVLLDHTGQQLINTRLPFGAPLPRSEIPPAALESWRAGRSYISDVIVGSVAQSYVLAITVPHMREGKFRYAVAIVLTPQAFVEGVDLRQIAPGYIMSVLDRTGTIVWRNRAGEEFIGKKATPDIVQAVLHRTPYLAPSRTLEGIDVLSAVSHGADTGWATVIGAPVALLEASAKHLLWLGLAITLGILAIAVLVAWRIGRDAVEDVNALAADADKFARGMLPPPRTWAFAETAIVAQALRRTLTQLHTELHHRTQAEATLRLLEQRFRLAANADELTFFEQDAELRYTWLYPEHPEHRPALGQSDTEFAPAAASLVQLKREVLATGEPRHGEVSVQLPTGLRHYSLFVTPRRDHATGRIVGVAGAAVDITDRKNAEQALERAQLDLRRANAELESKVRERTESLHDLVKQMEEFTYSVSHDLRAPIRAITGFSGMLLEDHAHRLDADAQSILQRIVRSGERLDRLISDLLAFSRIARHDADLAPVDAARILRDLVNDHPALQPPAAIVSLPASLPPVLAHDALLQQALSNLLTNAAKFVPPGRTPRIDVSAETRGDRLRVWVRDNGIGIRPDLQPRLFRIFERLHGQAYEGTGIGLATARRALERLGGGIGVESDGVNGSQFWIELPLAPDSAASSAGPASPA; translated from the coding sequence ATGACGTTCAGTTCCTTTCGCGGACGCCTGCTCCTCCTCGGCGTGGTCGTCGCGGCCGCGTCCTTGATTCTGGGCGTCGCACTCACTTGGGGCGCCTACCTGCACGAACGCGACGCCATCGCGCGCGACCTGCAAAACACCTCTCGCGCCGTCGCCACGCTGATCGATCAGGAACTCAAATCCCACGAACGCTTCGTAGGCTCGCTTGCCACTGCCGATCCGCTCTATCGGGACGACTTCGCCGCATTCTACGAACGCGCGGCGCGCATCGCCTCGGGCAACGCCCGGTGGATCGTCCTGCTCGACCACACCGGCCAGCAGTTGATCAACACTCGCCTGCCGTTCGGCGCGCCCCTGCCCCGCAGTGAAATCCCTCCCGCTGCCCTGGAATCCTGGCGCGCCGGCCGTTCCTACATCTCCGACGTGATCGTCGGCTCGGTCGCGCAAAGCTACGTGCTGGCGATCACGGTGCCGCACATGCGCGAAGGGAAATTTCGCTACGCCGTCGCAATCGTGCTGACGCCCCAGGCTTTCGTCGAGGGCGTCGACCTGCGGCAGATTGCGCCGGGCTACATCATGTCCGTGCTCGATCGCACCGGGACGATCGTGTGGCGCAACCGCGCCGGCGAGGAATTCATCGGCAAGAAAGCCACTCCCGACATCGTGCAGGCGGTTCTGCACCGCACGCCCTACCTCGCTCCGAGCCGCACGCTCGAGGGTATCGACGTGCTCTCGGCCGTCTCCCACGGCGCCGATACCGGCTGGGCCACGGTGATCGGCGCTCCGGTCGCGCTGCTCGAAGCCTCCGCCAAGCACCTGCTCTGGCTCGGCCTCGCGATCACGCTCGGCATCCTCGCCATCGCCGTTCTCGTCGCGTGGCGCATCGGCCGCGACGCGGTGGAGGACGTGAACGCCCTCGCCGCCGACGCCGACAAGTTCGCGCGCGGCATGCTGCCCCCGCCGCGCACCTGGGCCTTCGCGGAGACCGCCATCGTCGCCCAAGCCCTGCGCCGCACGCTCACGCAACTGCACACCGAGCTCCATCACCGCACGCAGGCCGAGGCGACGCTCCGGCTCCTCGAGCAACGCTTCCGCCTCGCCGCCAACGCCGACGAGCTGACCTTCTTCGAACAGGACGCCGAGCTCCGCTACACCTGGCTTTACCCCGAACACCCGGAGCATCGCCCCGCCCTCGGTCAGAGTGACACCGAGTTCGCACCCGCTGCCGCCTCGCTCGTGCAACTCAAACGCGAGGTGCTCGCCACCGGCGAGCCGCGCCACGGCGAAGTCTCCGTTCAGCTTCCCACGGGGCTCCGCCACTATTCGCTCTTCGTCACGCCGCGCCGCGATCACGCGACCGGCCGCATCGTCGGCGTGGCCGGCGCGGCCGTCGATATCACCGACCGCAAAAACGCCGAGCAGGCCCTCGAGCGCGCCCAACTCGACCTCCGCCGCGCCAACGCCGAACTCGAGTCCAAGGTCCGCGAACGCACCGAGTCCCTCCACGACCTCGTCAAACAGATGGAGGAGTTCACTTACAGCGTGTCGCACGACCTCCGCGCGCCGATCCGCGCCATCACCGGCTTCTCCGGCATGTTGCTCGAAGACCACGCGCACCGCCTCGATGCCGACGCGCAGAGCATCCTGCAGCGCATCGTCCGCAGCGGCGAGCGGCTCGACCGCCTGATCAGCGACCTCCTCGCCTTCAGCCGCATCGCCCGCCACGACGCCGACCTCGCCCCCGTCGACGCCGCCCGCATCCTCCGCGACCTCGTCAACGATCACCCCGCCCTCCAACCGCCCGCCGCGATCGTTTCCCTGCCGGCCTCGCTTCCGCCGGTGCTCGCCCACGACGCGCTCCTCCAACAGGCGCTCTCGAATCTTCTCACCAACGCCGCCAAATTCGTGCCGCCCGGCCGCACGCCGCGCATCGACGTCTCCGCCGAGACGCGCGGCGATCGTCTGCGAGTCTGGGTGCGCGACAACGGCATCGGCATCCGCCCCGACCTGCAGCCGCGCCTCTTCCGCATCTTCGAACGTCTCCACGGCCAGGCCTACGAAGGCACCGGCATCGGCCTCGCCACCGCCCGTCGCGCGCTCGAACGCCTCGGCGGCGGCATCGGCGTCGAATCCGATGGCGTGAACGGTTCGCAGTTCTGGATCGAGCTGCCGCTCGCGCCGGACTCCGCGGCGTCATCCGCCGGACCGGCATCGCCCGCCTGA
- a CDS encoding amidohydrolase — protein sequence MFRLPLALFALVAIAGAQPVDLLIVRGNLHTLDSAQPHATALAVRDGRIVYVGDDDGAAKFRADAKRVLDLHGATAVPGLNDAHLHLAGIGERELSFNLEGTAGIPDLQRRLAERVAATEAKRWIVGRGWIETHWQPAAFPTRQQLDAVSPDHPVVLERADGHAVVANSVALRLAGVTRDTPNPSGGEILRDAAGEPTGMLVDRAMALVLRLVPPATPAEVERQLIVGAEREASLGWTGIQIAGNSYEESETVRKLVADGRVKLRVYDAVSGSDGSGEKLLAAGPVIGESSGRFTRRGVKLYIDGALGSRGAALLAPYADSPQSSGLLMQEEAKLVPFLQAALRRGIQVETHAIGDRGNRTMLDWYEKAFAAVPPGERAVKLPRWRIEHAQIIAPADIPRFAQLGVIVSMQPSHAIGDLYFAPKRLGRERLAGAYAWQSLLKSGARFAAGSDAPVERGEPMIEFYAAVARCSLDGFANEDWHLEERLTREQALHAMTLGAAYAAFEEEERGSLTVGKWADLTVLSADIMRISEPEILKTCCLHTIVGGEIVYSAR from the coding sequence ATGTTTCGCCTGCCCCTGGCCCTTTTCGCCCTCGTCGCGATCGCCGGCGCCCAGCCGGTCGACCTCCTGATTGTCCGCGGCAACCTCCACACGCTCGATTCCGCGCAGCCGCACGCCACCGCCCTCGCCGTGCGCGACGGACGCATCGTTTACGTCGGCGACGACGACGGCGCGGCCAAATTCCGCGCCGACGCGAAACGCGTGCTCGATCTCCACGGCGCCACCGCCGTCCCGGGCCTGAACGACGCGCACCTGCACCTCGCCGGCATCGGCGAGCGCGAACTCTCTTTCAATCTCGAGGGCACCGCCGGCATTCCTGATCTCCAGCGACGGCTCGCCGAGCGCGTCGCCGCCACCGAGGCGAAACGCTGGATCGTCGGCCGCGGCTGGATCGAGACGCACTGGCAACCGGCGGCTTTTCCCACGCGCCAGCAACTCGACGCGGTTTCACCCGATCACCCGGTCGTGCTCGAACGCGCGGACGGCCACGCCGTCGTCGCAAATTCCGTCGCGCTGCGGCTTGCCGGCGTCACGCGCGACACGCCCAATCCGTCCGGCGGCGAGATTCTCCGCGACGCCGCCGGCGAGCCGACCGGCATGCTCGTCGATCGCGCCATGGCGCTCGTCCTGCGTCTTGTGCCGCCCGCGACGCCCGCCGAAGTGGAGCGCCAGCTCATCGTCGGGGCCGAGCGCGAGGCGAGCCTCGGCTGGACCGGAATCCAGATCGCCGGCAACAGCTACGAGGAATCCGAAACCGTGCGGAAGCTCGTGGCGGACGGGCGCGTCAAGCTGCGCGTCTACGATGCCGTCAGCGGCTCCGACGGCAGCGGTGAGAAGCTCCTCGCGGCCGGCCCGGTGATCGGCGAAAGCTCCGGGCGTTTCACGCGGCGCGGCGTGAAGCTCTACATCGACGGCGCGCTCGGCTCGCGCGGCGCGGCGTTGCTGGCTCCCTACGCCGATTCGCCGCAATCGAGCGGCTTGCTCATGCAGGAGGAGGCGAAGCTGGTGCCGTTTCTCCAAGCCGCTCTGCGACGCGGCATTCAAGTCGAGACGCACGCGATCGGCGATCGCGGCAACCGCACGATGCTCGACTGGTATGAAAAGGCCTTCGCTGCCGTGCCGCCCGGCGAGCGCGCGGTGAAGCTGCCGCGTTGGCGCATCGAGCACGCGCAGATCATCGCGCCGGCGGATATCCCGCGCTTCGCGCAGCTGGGCGTCATCGTGTCGATGCAGCCGTCCCATGCCATCGGCGATCTCTACTTCGCGCCCAAACGGCTGGGACGCGAGCGGCTCGCCGGCGCCTACGCGTGGCAGTCGCTGTTGAAGAGCGGTGCGCGCTTCGCGGCCGGTTCCGACGCGCCGGTCGAGCGCGGCGAACCGATGATCGAGTTCTACGCCGCCGTCGCGCGCTGCTCGCTGGACGGCTTTGCCAACGAGGACTGGCATCTCGAGGAACGGCTCACGCGCGAGCAAGCGCTGCACGCCATGACGCTCGGCGCGGCCTACGCCGCTTTCGAGGAGGAGGAGCGTGGCAGCCTCACCGTCGGCAAGTGGGCGGACCTCACCGTGCTTTCCGCCGACATCATGCGGATTTCCGAGCCGGAGATTTTGAAGACGTGCTGCCTGCATACGATCGTCGGGGGCGAGATCGTTTACTCGGCGCGTTGA
- a CDS encoding PAS domain-containing protein, whose translation MNVRPVTPLGIAREFKLNEMFFSTTDARGVIVNGNEVFTRVSGFTSEELVGHAHSIIRHPHMPRAAFQLVWENLKAGRSFAGYVKNMAKDGAFYWVFAVIVPISGGRFLSIRFKPTSPTFAVVERLYEKLARTESVAIAGGATPKEAMEKSRAQLAEELQALGFASYDLFSHVALNAELCERDSRLESAKLGLFPSALHGQNISATVAQLYDDGLRVYRQVTEVYGELHRFIRFHEQLQNAGRSVLGVADDFRMHALNVNITAQRHGLEGRTVGVVATFLDHYAQELGRGTHELRSHVTRTSSATESINADIAIARLQMEMILAYQAELAHGTANEKSTMLFDLEEAFVERTRAAARSILELQTESALLAESREQLSKVAMSIQMAQVRGLTEAARIPEAENLRTMFADFRHKIDETNKELVALDDALNYLGMLTAQTPRQIMAVGLAAENIQERVRSLAAA comes from the coding sequence ATGAATGTGCGTCCTGTCACCCCGCTCGGCATCGCGCGGGAGTTCAAACTCAATGAAATGTTCTTCTCCACGACCGACGCCCGCGGCGTCATCGTGAATGGGAACGAGGTCTTCACGCGCGTCAGCGGCTTCACCTCCGAGGAGCTGGTCGGCCACGCCCACAGCATCATTCGCCACCCGCACATGCCACGCGCGGCGTTCCAGCTCGTGTGGGAGAATCTCAAGGCGGGTCGCTCGTTCGCCGGCTACGTGAAGAACATGGCCAAGGACGGCGCCTTTTACTGGGTGTTCGCCGTCATCGTGCCGATCAGCGGCGGCCGGTTCCTCTCCATCCGTTTCAAACCCACGAGCCCGACCTTCGCCGTCGTCGAGCGCCTCTACGAAAAGCTCGCGCGCACCGAGAGCGTCGCGATCGCCGGCGGCGCCACGCCGAAGGAAGCCATGGAAAAAAGCCGTGCCCAGCTCGCGGAGGAACTCCAGGCACTCGGCTTCGCCAGCTACGATCTCTTTTCGCACGTCGCGCTCAATGCGGAGCTGTGCGAACGCGACTCGCGCCTCGAATCCGCCAAACTCGGACTCTTCCCGTCGGCGCTCCACGGCCAGAACATCTCCGCCACCGTGGCGCAACTCTACGACGACGGCCTGCGTGTCTACCGCCAGGTCACGGAGGTCTACGGGGAACTGCACCGCTTCATCCGCTTCCACGAACAGCTGCAGAATGCCGGCCGCTCGGTCCTCGGTGTCGCCGACGACTTCCGCATGCACGCGCTGAACGTGAACATCACCGCGCAACGCCACGGCCTCGAGGGCCGCACGGTCGGCGTGGTCGCGACGTTCCTCGACCATTACGCGCAGGAACTCGGCCGCGGCACCCACGAGCTGCGCAGCCACGTCACGCGCACGTCCTCCGCCACGGAGAGCATCAACGCCGACATCGCCATCGCGCGCCTCCAGATGGAAATGATCCTCGCCTACCAGGCCGAGCTCGCGCACGGCACCGCGAACGAAAAATCCACGATGCTCTTCGACCTCGAGGAAGCGTTCGTCGAGCGCACCCGCGCCGCCGCGCGCTCCATCCTGGAGCTGCAAACCGAATCCGCGCTGCTCGCCGAGTCGCGCGAGCAATTGAGCAAGGTCGCCATGAGCATCCAGATGGCGCAGGTCCGCGGCCTCACCGAGGCGGCCCGCATCCCCGAGGCGGAGAACCTGCGCACGATGTTCGCCGATTTCCGCCACAAGATCGACGAGACCAACAAGGAACTCGTCGCGCTCGACGACGCGCTGAACTACCTCGGCATGCTCACCGCCCAGACGCCGCGGCAGATCATGGCCGTCGGTCTCGCCGCCGAGAACATCCAGGAGCGCGTGCGCTCGCTCGCCGCCGCCTGA